One genomic window of Ruminococcus gauvreauii includes the following:
- a CDS encoding GIY-YIG nuclease family protein gives MNYTYIVKCKDGSLYTGWTNNLKKRISAHNAGQGARYTKSRRPVELVHCEVFETKEEAMRREYAIKQMTRAQKIKLCRESMHLKV, from the coding sequence ATGAATTATACGTATATTGTAAAGTGTAAGGACGGCAGTCTTTACACCGGATGGACAAACAATCTAAAGAAACGCATCAGTGCACATAATGCCGGACAGGGAGCACGCTATACAAAAAGCCGCAGACCCGTGGAACTTGTACACTGTGAGGTGTTTGAGACGAAAGAAGAAGCGATGCGCAGGGAATATGCGATCAAACAGATGACTCGTGCACAGAAGATCAAGCTGTGTCGTGAGAGTATGCATTTAAAAGTTTGA